Proteins encoded by one window of Streptococcus sanguinis:
- the pulA gene encoding type I pullulanase, giving the protein MLDYKVLVHYHNPTGDYFSYDMWQWQINQWGQEVAFSKLDYFGIQGELSFQTWEPLDHAHVIIKRSDWSSQSCDYHIDLLPPHLVTEIWLIEGDAQVYYSLQAATTSHQYSRRRPHNFDMALRTDYFDECWGYQGWLGHRQTDGEHTFKVWAPTARKVELVVYESADNQAPVCKIFPMKKGDRYSHDHKENTIGVWSVEIAEDLTGKTYHYHVSFEYRNFYTRDPYTIATSPDGKRSAILGADETEVAGFQVRQGKEAVWRLDNPNQAVIYEMHIRDLTKSETSGADSQLRGTFLGACQKGTTNHLGQKTGFDYISDLGINVVQLQPVSDRHKDYDENGELIYNWGYDPQNYHAPETSFSSNPADPAQAIRDLKTMIQAYHDAGISVTLDVVYNHIYSTYDSAFQATVPDYYYRMNPNGSFQNGTGVGSETASEHEMFRKFMIDSLLYWVEEFNVDGFRFDLMGIHDVETMNAIRQAMDEVDPRILLYGEGWDMGTGLRPEGKAKKDNAYQLPRIGFFNDTERDAVKGAEVYGGIKAGFVSGQATEDIVAKSILGSSELGSYLSPDQVLNYVEAHDNFNLHDLLAELHPDDDILTRTKRIELATAMNLLMQGMAFMEVGQEFSRTKFVATGEDGQVLHSDRERAMNSYNAPDAVNQVNWDILQDHQESIDFIKDIIRLKTSCKAFSYQTYEDIYKHVFVQSAEQGSGLIIFEIKDDKHYQVIFNASGLPYYLPNADKLCLVVGNSRHKKPFYVENLTVSVFEVIQ; this is encoded by the coding sequence ATGCTAGACTATAAAGTCTTAGTCCATTATCACAATCCTACTGGAGATTATTTCTCCTATGATATGTGGCAGTGGCAAATAAACCAATGGGGACAGGAAGTAGCCTTTTCCAAACTTGATTATTTTGGTATTCAGGGGGAATTATCATTTCAAACCTGGGAGCCCTTAGATCATGCTCATGTGATTATCAAACGCTCAGACTGGTCTAGCCAGTCCTGTGACTATCATATTGATCTGTTGCCTCCTCATCTGGTGACGGAAATTTGGCTGATTGAGGGAGATGCTCAGGTGTATTATTCCCTGCAGGCTGCAACGACAAGTCACCAGTATTCACGCCGGCGTCCGCATAACTTTGATATGGCTCTAAGAACAGACTATTTTGATGAATGCTGGGGCTATCAAGGCTGGTTGGGACACCGTCAGACGGACGGCGAACATACTTTCAAAGTTTGGGCACCGACAGCTAGGAAGGTAGAGTTGGTAGTCTATGAATCGGCTGACAATCAAGCTCCTGTTTGTAAAATTTTCCCAATGAAAAAAGGAGACCGATATTCTCACGATCATAAGGAAAACACCATCGGTGTCTGGTCAGTTGAAATAGCAGAAGACTTGACCGGCAAAACTTATCACTACCATGTTAGCTTTGAATACCGCAATTTTTATACTCGAGATCCCTATACCATTGCGACCAGTCCAGATGGCAAACGCTCAGCGATTCTTGGAGCGGATGAGACAGAAGTAGCCGGTTTTCAGGTCCGGCAGGGTAAAGAAGCCGTCTGGCGTTTGGACAATCCAAATCAGGCAGTGATTTATGAGATGCACATTCGAGATTTGACCAAGTCGGAGACTTCAGGCGCGGATAGTCAGCTGCGTGGGACCTTCTTGGGAGCCTGTCAAAAAGGTACTACCAATCATCTAGGGCAAAAGACAGGCTTTGACTATATCAGTGATTTAGGCATTAATGTTGTCCAGCTTCAGCCCGTGTCTGATCGTCACAAGGACTATGATGAAAATGGAGAGCTAATCTACAACTGGGGCTATGACCCGCAGAACTATCATGCTCCAGAGACGAGCTTTTCCAGCAATCCTGCTGACCCAGCGCAGGCCATCCGTGATTTGAAAACGATGATTCAGGCCTACCATGATGCGGGGATTTCTGTGACACTGGATGTTGTCTACAATCACATCTACTCGACCTATGATTCTGCTTTTCAGGCTACAGTACCGGATTATTACTATCGGATGAATCCTAACGGCTCTTTCCAAAACGGAACTGGAGTGGGGAGTGAGACAGCCAGTGAGCATGAGATGTTCCGCAAGTTTATGATTGACTCTCTGCTCTACTGGGTAGAGGAGTTCAATGTAGACGGCTTCCGCTTCGACCTGATGGGAATTCATGACGTAGAAACGATGAATGCCATCCGCCAAGCAATGGATGAGGTGGATCCACGAATCCTGCTCTATGGAGAAGGCTGGGATATGGGAACGGGCCTGAGACCAGAAGGCAAGGCTAAGAAGGACAATGCTTATCAGTTGCCGCGGATTGGATTTTTCAATGATACAGAGCGAGATGCAGTCAAGGGAGCAGAAGTTTACGGTGGCATCAAGGCTGGTTTTGTCAGTGGTCAGGCGACGGAGGATATCGTTGCTAAGTCTATCCTTGGCAGCAGTGAGCTAGGCAGCTATCTCAGTCCTGATCAAGTCCTTAACTATGTGGAGGCTCACGATAATTTCAATCTGCATGATTTGCTTGCGGAGCTGCATCCCGATGATGACATTCTGACTCGTACCAAGCGGATTGAGCTGGCAACTGCCATGAACCTGCTCATGCAGGGTATGGCTTTCATGGAGGTGGGACAGGAATTTTCCCGCACCAAGTTCGTAGCTACGGGAGAGGACGGCCAAGTTCTTCACAGTGATCGCGAAAGGGCTATGAACAGCTACAATGCGCCAGATGCAGTCAATCAGGTGAATTGGGATATATTGCAGGACCATCAAGAGAGCATTGATTTTATCAAAGACATTATTCGTCTTAAGACATCCTGCAAAGCCTTTTCTTATCAGACCTATGAAGATATTTATAAGCATGTCTTTGTCCAATCAGCAGAGCAGGGCAGTGGCTTGATTATCTTTGAAATCAAGGATGACAAGCACTATCAAGTCATTTTTAATGCCAGCGGCCTGCCTTACTATCTGCCTAATGCAGATAAGCTGTGCCTTGTAGTTGGCAATAGCCGTCATAAGAAGCCTTTCTATGTTGAAAATCTGACGGTTTCTGTTTTTGAAGTTATTCAATAA
- a CDS encoding serine hydrolase domain-containing protein, translating into MKPSFLKNAVALVSCGLLAFGAAQVQADEQKLPSGTPYDQIGQKIENYHKEHEKTSAGLAAAVFDKDGQTIYQKNFGYMDKEKKLAVDDSSVFEWGSATKLTVWLSVMQLWEEGKIDLKTDIKEYLPKDFLKHLKYDKPITMLDLMNHQAGFDETPLSTGAGKSLEELLKSQPAQTYEPGTVTSYSNYSTALAGYIVERISGQDFAAYVHEHIFQPLGMEHTALLPDLSDNTYVRDKRQGEKTYDTNGNLYLDKLLPADIYPAGQATGTFADFKRFAQALLRKEKLFKRPETWNELYQTTSTFSDKAVAKNAHGFWVTEYETGAILGHGGYSFAGFSTLISLDFKSGIGMVTMVNQREEATYSFGLPDLVFGKKKQALSQSQKDFQEGMYRTSRSIQQGPTSISRLAPAYTFYVKDVIKDGHLLVSNYWLLQQRQGRTEVETTYNNLEKLSLWEVIKDYGSVALLGLASVYAVLVLLLAALSKIYRSLFGKESKRPTPRSWKIWHYGTCGLILVSLVNLAGLVIVAVSGKYMPDYRWQAILFAFLALIFLVNAALPIFLRSTFQVSKGRKILTYLTSSASLIVVLNILYWSLYQWWAL; encoded by the coding sequence ATGAAACCATCATTTTTGAAAAACGCTGTGGCGTTAGTAAGCTGTGGCTTGCTCGCTTTTGGAGCGGCGCAAGTCCAAGCTGATGAGCAAAAGTTGCCGTCAGGCACACCTTACGACCAAATCGGACAGAAGATTGAAAATTACCACAAGGAACACGAAAAAACCAGCGCGGGACTGGCGGCAGCAGTCTTTGATAAGGACGGCCAAACCATTTACCAAAAGAACTTTGGCTATATGGACAAGGAAAAGAAGCTGGCTGTGGACGACAGTTCAGTTTTCGAGTGGGGCTCTGCCACCAAACTGACCGTCTGGCTCAGCGTCATGCAGCTCTGGGAAGAAGGAAAAATTGACCTAAAAACAGATATAAAAGAGTATCTGCCCAAGGATTTCCTGAAACACCTCAAATACGACAAGCCCATTACCATGCTTGACCTCATGAACCACCAAGCGGGTTTTGATGAAACGCCGCTGAGCACAGGAGCAGGCAAGAGCTTGGAAGAATTACTAAAAAGCCAGCCCGCTCAAACTTATGAGCCAGGGACGGTGACATCCTATTCCAATTACAGTACAGCTCTAGCAGGCTATATCGTGGAGCGCATCAGCGGACAGGACTTTGCGGCTTATGTCCACGAGCATATTTTTCAGCCCTTGGGTATGGAACACACCGCTCTCTTACCTGATTTGTCGGACAATACCTATGTCCGAGACAAGCGGCAGGGCGAGAAAACCTATGATACAAATGGAAACTTATATCTAGATAAATTGCTTCCCGCAGATATTTATCCAGCGGGACAGGCGACAGGGACTTTTGCCGATTTCAAACGGTTCGCGCAAGCTCTTTTGAGAAAGGAAAAGCTCTTTAAGCGCCCAGAAACCTGGAATGAACTGTATCAGACAACTTCTACATTCTCAGATAAAGCAGTCGCTAAGAACGCTCACGGCTTTTGGGTGACAGAGTATGAGACAGGGGCGATTTTAGGACACGGCGGCTATTCTTTTGCCGGTTTTTCCACCCTGATTTCGCTAGATTTCAAATCGGGTATTGGCATGGTTACTATGGTAAATCAGAGAGAAGAAGCCACCTATTCTTTTGGTCTACCCGATTTGGTCTTTGGTAAGAAAAAGCAAGCCCTTAGCCAGTCTCAAAAAGACTTTCAAGAGGGCATGTATCGAACTTCTCGCTCCATTCAGCAAGGCCCGACCTCTATTTCGCGCCTTGCCCCCGCTTATACCTTTTATGTGAAAGATGTGATAAAAGACGGTCATTTATTAGTCAGCAACTATTGGCTTTTGCAACAGCGCCAAGGCCGAACAGAAGTTGAAACAACCTATAATAATTTAGAAAAGCTCTCGCTTTGGGAGGTGATAAAGGATTATGGCTCTGTCGCTCTGCTGGGACTGGCATCGGTTTATGCCGTACTTGTTCTTCTGTTAGCTGCTTTGAGCAAGATATATCGCTCACTTTTTGGAAAAGAAAGCAAAAGACCGACTCCAAGAAGTTGGAAAATTTGGCATTATGGCACTTGCGGACTGATTTTGGTTAGCCTAGTCAATCTAGCAGGTCTCGTCATCGTTGCCGTTTCGGGCAAGTACATGCCCGATTATCGCTGGCAAGCCATTCTCTTTGCCTTCTTAGCACTGATTTTTCTGGTCAATGCTGCGCTGCCCATCTTCCTGCGCTCAACCTTCCAAGTGAGCAAGGGTCGAAAAATCTTGACCTACTTGACCAGCAGCGCTTCACTTATCGTCGTTCTCAATATCCTCTACTGGAGCCTCTACCAATGGTGGGCACTTTAA
- a CDS encoding alpha/beta fold hydrolase, whose translation MVGTLIERKAMTHSQKIETMIRNGSDQLYTICYPNPDKETIILLHGGPGAPDDFLWFAPEFEENFQIITFHQRGTRKSPCLSGDYSIEAYITDINTIANQFGLEKFHLFGHSWGGLYAQIYANKNPDRLLSLLLSSSGTGTGSQWQEMEKEMMRYNRKHCTFLEWTKMGLNTLLGGLGSSKASQALFRQVVRNYNADYPAFHDVKLDMSNVSVQASNQTRKEITTYPLLPRLEHPPFPITVTFGDNDIFGASGHFVISRYPSAQVFTIKNSGHFPFLHNPQDYFAILHQHFQP comes from the coding sequence ATGGTGGGCACTTTAATAGAAAGGAAAGCTATGACCCATTCTCAAAAAATCGAAACGATGATCCGAAATGGCTCCGACCAGCTCTACACCATCTGCTACCCCAATCCCGACAAGGAAACGATTATCTTGCTACACGGTGGACCGGGAGCACCTGACGACTTTCTTTGGTTTGCGCCAGAGTTTGAAGAAAACTTCCAAATCATCACCTTTCACCAGCGGGGAACCAGAAAATCTCCCTGCCTGAGCGGTGATTATAGCATAGAAGCCTACATAACAGACATTAACACAATCGCCAACCAATTCGGACTAGAAAAATTTCACCTTTTTGGACATTCCTGGGGCGGTCTGTACGCGCAAATCTACGCCAATAAAAATCCCGACCGCCTCCTTAGTCTCTTGCTTTCCTCGTCAGGAACAGGGACAGGCTCCCAGTGGCAAGAAATGGAAAAGGAGATGATGCGCTACAATCGAAAACACTGCACTTTTCTTGAGTGGACGAAAATGGGGCTCAACACTCTGCTTGGCGGTCTCGGTAGTTCCAAGGCTTCGCAGGCTCTCTTTCGCCAAGTTGTCCGTAATTACAATGCCGACTATCCAGCCTTTCATGATGTGAAACTAGACATGAGCAATGTTTCAGTCCAGGCAAGCAATCAAACGAGAAAGGAAATCACTACCTACCCTCTCTTGCCCCGCCTAGAACATCCTCCTTTTCCTATCACCGTGACCTTTGGTGACAATGATATTTTTGGTGCCAGTGGACATTTTGTCATCAGCCGCTACCCTAGCGCCCAAGTCTTTACGATTAAAAACAGCGGCCACTTCCCATTTCTTCATAATCCGCAGGATTACTTTGCTATCTTGCACCAGCATTTTCAACCTTAG